A stretch of Homo sapiens chromosome 12, GRCh38.p14 Primary Assembly DNA encodes these proteins:
- the STX2 gene encoding syntaxin-2 isoform 8 (isoform 8 is encoded by transcript variant 8) — protein MRDRLPDLTACRKNDDGDTVVVVEKDHFMDDFFHQVEEIRNSIDKITQYVEEVKKNHSIILSAPNPEGNGVSLCHTGWSAVAQSRLTATSASRVQAILLPWPPE, from the exons ATGCGGGACCGGCTGCCAGACCTGACGGCG TGTAGGAAGAATGATGATGGAGACACAGTTGTTGTGGTTGAGAAAGATCATTTCATGGATGATTTCTTCCATCAG gTGGAGGAGATTAGAAACAGTATTGATAAAATAACTCAATATGttgaagaagtaaagaaaaaccACAGCATCATTCTTTCTGCACCAAACCCGGAAGGAA acggagtctcactctgtcacacaggctggagtgcagtggcacagtctcggctcactgcaacttccgcctcccgggttcaagcgattcttctgccttggcctcctgagtag
- the STX2 gene encoding syntaxin-2 isoform X8, producing the protein MRDRLPDLTACRKNDDGDTVVVVEKDHFMDDFFHQVEEIRNSIDKITQYVEEVKKNHSIILSAPNPEGKIKEELEDLNKEIKKTANKIRAKLKAIEQSFDQDESGNRTSVDLRIRRTQHSVLSRKFVEAMAEYNEAQTLFRERSKGRIQRQLEITGFQGRTCAAGPVF; encoded by the exons ATGCGGGACCGGCTGCCAGACCTGACGGCG TGTAGGAAGAATGATGATGGAGACACAGTTGTTGTGGTTGAGAAAGATCATTTCATGGATGATTTCTTCCATCAG gTGGAGGAGATTAGAAACAGTATTGATAAAATAACTCAATATGttgaagaagtaaagaaaaaccACAGCATCATTCTTTCTGCACCAAACCCGGAAGGAA aaataaaagaagagcTTGAAGATCTGaacaaagaaatcaagaaaactgCGAATAAAATTCGAGCCAAGTTAAAGG CTATTGAACAAAGTTTTGATCAGGATGAGAGTGGGAACCGGACTTCAGTGGATCTTCGGATACGAAGAACCCAG CATTCGGTGCTGTCTCGGAAGTTTGTGGAAGCCATGGCGGAGTACAATGAGGCACAGACTCTGTTTCGGGAGCGGAGCAAAGGCCGCATCCAGCGCCAGCTGGAGATAA CAGGCTTTCAGGGTAGAACGTGTGCAGCCGGCCCTGTCTTCTGA
- the STX2 gene encoding syntaxin-2 isoform X10 gives MQSCFFLHPSPSASAFSGQMHTVICALKPQYSAWCLIQSTCQCRKNDDGDTVVVVEKDHFMDDFFHQVEEIRNSIDKITQYVEEVKKNHSIILSAPNPEGKIKEELEDLNKEIKKTANKIRAKLKGFRCVQKQREATTSRPPSSTVLHELPPAPAPRLF, from the exons ATGCAGTCCTGTTTTTTCCTGCACCCTTCCCCCAGTGCTTCAGCCTTTTCAGGACAGATGCATACTGTCATTTGTGCTCTGAAGCCTCAGTATTCTGCATGGTGCCTGATCCAGAGCACCTGCCAG TGTAGGAAGAATGATGATGGAGACACAGTTGTTGTGGTTGAGAAAGATCATTTCATGGATGATTTCTTCCATCAG gTGGAGGAGATTAGAAACAGTATTGATAAAATAACTCAATATGttgaagaagtaaagaaaaaccACAGCATCATTCTTTCTGCACCAAACCCGGAAGGAA aaataaaagaagagcTTGAAGATCTGaacaaagaaatcaagaaaactgCGAATAAAATTCGAGCCAAGTTAAAGG GTTTCAGATGTGtgcagaagcagagagaggcGACCACAAGCCGACCCCCCAGCTCCACAGTTCTCCATGAGCTCCCACCCGCACCCGCTCCCAGACTATTCTGA
- the STX2 gene encoding syntaxin-2 isoform X9, with amino-acid sequence MRDRLPDLTACRKNDDGDTVVVVEKDHFMDDFFHQVEEIRNSIDKITQYVEEVKKNHSIILSAPNPEGKIKEELEDLNKEIKKTANKIRAKLKAIEQSFDQDESGNRTSVDLRIRRTQHSVLSRKFVEAMAEYNEAQTLFRERSKGRIQRQLEISFQGRTCAAGPVF; translated from the exons ATGCGGGACCGGCTGCCAGACCTGACGGCG TGTAGGAAGAATGATGATGGAGACACAGTTGTTGTGGTTGAGAAAGATCATTTCATGGATGATTTCTTCCATCAG gTGGAGGAGATTAGAAACAGTATTGATAAAATAACTCAATATGttgaagaagtaaagaaaaaccACAGCATCATTCTTTCTGCACCAAACCCGGAAGGAA aaataaaagaagagcTTGAAGATCTGaacaaagaaatcaagaaaactgCGAATAAAATTCGAGCCAAGTTAAAGG CTATTGAACAAAGTTTTGATCAGGATGAGAGTGGGAACCGGACTTCAGTGGATCTTCGGATACGAAGAACCCAG CATTCGGTGCTGTCTCGGAAGTTTGTGGAAGCCATGGCGGAGTACAATGAGGCACAGACTCTGTTTCGGGAGCGGAGCAAAGGCCGCATCCAGCGCCAGCTGGAGATAA GCTTTCAGGGTAGAACGTGTGCAGCCGGCCCTGTCTTCTGA